The Solanum pennellii chromosome 4, SPENNV200 genomic interval GTCCCCGTGAATCCCCAATTCATTGCTTTATAAAACGGGACAGAGCTAATTCAGTTTTTCGTCTCTACTTTGGTTTGACTCCATGTAAGTCACACTTTGCTGCTGACGCTGCTCCTTTTCTTCTCGACACTTGAATTTGTTCATATAAAATTGTTTGTGCACCTTGATCAGCTTTAAGAtgtatattacatatttgatcATGAGTGAAGTtcattttctaaatttatacatttcttttcatcttttgacACTTCCAATTATAGAATGAAATTGATTTTTCACATTATGTTTCGTTTGGTATCAACTTCAAGATCTACCTTGTTTATTTGGTTTGATGCCGCACCCGTGtcgaattctccaaaaatacactacttttggagaatctgacACACTTGCTGACATTTTAGAGTCAGAGCAACATAGCTTCAAGTTATATATACTGGACCACACCGGAACTGCAAAACTTTGTATTGCTTCTTAGTTTTGTGGTTTAGAAGGGGAGTCTTGGTTTAATGGATAAAGTTTCTTCCATGTGATCAGGAGGTCACTAGTTCGAGCTGTCGAAACAGTCTCTTGCAAAAACGCAAGTTAAGACTGCGTATAATAGACCCTTGTGGTCCGGCGCTTCACCGGACCTCGCACATAGTGATAGCTTAGTGCACTGGGCTGCCCCCTTTTTTTAAGGTGTTGTTGTAGTTCAATCTTTTGGCACTGAAAAGTACAAATCTGATTTGCTACCTCATGACAGCTGAGGATATGAGTGATAAACTATTGCTGGCTGCCAAAAGGATCAGAAGGGCAACAAGCACAGACTTCGTAATTTCATTGGTTTCAGATGATTTTTCTCGAGCTAGCAGTACATATGTCGGCAAACTGAGGCAAGTTCCCGCGAACTACTTATTTTTCTATAGCTAAACCATCATCAATGTCCTTCGTGATGTCAAAAAATGGGAAGGTTCTATTACCTTACATTCTGTTCAATAACTTTATAAACTTTGATCAGATCCAACTTTCTTGGAACCAAGTTCACCATATATGATAGCCAACCTCCAAGTGATGCAGCGATTCAACATCGTGGTAGACTTAGTCGACGTTTCAGTGCTAAGCAAGTATCCCCAACAGTATCTGCATGCAATTACAGTATAGCCACCATTTCCTATGAACTCAATGTTCTCCGTACAAGGGGACCTAGGAGAATGCATTGCGCCATGCATTCCATCCCTTTCTCCTCTATCCAAGAGGGAGGCAGTGCTCCAACGCCTACATCATTCCCACAATCTTTTGATGAGAGGCCCTCTAAAGCCAAGGAGCCAGCTGTAAATATCAGCTCATCAGTGTCTAGGCCTTCTCGAGAGCCACTTGTGCTTAAAAACAAGGCCCCTCGATGGCACGAACAATTGCAGTGCTGGTGCCTAAATTTCAAAGGCCGCGTCACAGTTGCATCCGTGAAAAACTTTCAGCTTGCGGCAGCAGTTGATGCATCTCACAATATACCAGCTGCAGTACAAGAAACAACAATTTTACAATTTGGGAAAATTGGAAAAGATATCTTCACCATGGATTACTGCTACCCGCTCTCCGCCTTCCAAGCTTTTGCAATCTGCTTGAGCAGCTTCGACACGAAACCAGCTTGTGAATGATTTCGTGCTCAGATTGTAAATCATGATGTTTTTCTAACATCAGGTTGGTGCATAatgttatgaattaatgtttaGTCAATCTGAGAAGTTCTAAATGGAAGGCAATATTTATCAATGAGAATATCAGTATGTAACTAACATTAACTGCTGCTAAAATAGTTTGTAAGTTctataattcaatactaaatatCTATTTAGATGGGAAATGATCTAAATTCAGGTCAAACCACTCAACATCGGAGTGGGTTGACCCGGGAAGAGATCCGAATAAGCAGAATAGAAGTTGACCACAAGgacataattttttctaaaatgataGATACTATATTCTCTTGTGTAAttcactttttttatttctgttgtataattcacctttttttttaaaaaaaaaagcccTAGAGATTAGGTCTGTTCAAACTGAGTCGAAACGATATTCAAACCAAAAAAAGTTATTAGTTTATCAATATTGGGTTATTagtgattttgatattttttttgttattaatcaGGTTATTGCGGTTCTTAACAGTTTGAGGTTTTTCTTAATGAGTTAACCGATAACttgatagtaaattaaataataattatatttgtactattttgtatataaagttcTTGATTTAGAGTTCtgttttctacttttattttaggTTGCTTTAAACGCTTGCTTATTCTATAATGCAAAAGTATTTCTTTTGTGGTTGTTTCAAACACTTGGTTATTCTATAATGcaaaagtatttcttttttatcaagATATAACTTGTGAACATATGTGCAAGGTTTATTTGACTTGTCACgttttcaaagttttttttgtttaaatcttaaCGGTTAAATCGATAATTGAATCGGTAACAATCGAAAATCGATTATTCAATAATCGATAAACCAATATCTTAATAGTTCTATAATGGTTTAGCATCTCTGCAAATCGATAACAAATAAGTCAAATCGGTAAACTTTGAAATCGAACCCGACGCAGCTCTACTGGTCAAAAGCTATACGATGATAAATTAGAAATACTGAAAATAGACAAATTTAAATAGTGCGGCAATACATACAAaccttaaataattttttaaatatgactTCTcgattagaaaaaaatatcgGATACATAAAACTTCCTCGAACAAAATATCAGATACCTAATTATTAGTAGTCTTTGaggaaaacaaaatattttttttttgtttgtgtgttGGTGAAGAGTTGAAGGTTATAGATGAATGAGTTTAATGAAGGCAATCACATGTCTAgatgtatttataataatatgtaaGTTGTTGATTTAGAAATTAGAATCCATATTGTTGGGAAGtaggagaacaaataaagtagttttgatgattgataaagtgaaggcatggtgtCGTATGTATACAATTATGGGAGTTgcgacaaagaagaaaaagtattgaagaaaagaagaaaaagtgcagaattgtaaagaaggaaaagaaggaaacaaatatggaaataaataaagaaggaaagaaataaaaaaaaagtagcaattcaagtcaaagaaggaaagaaataaaaaagtagcaattcaagtcaaagaaggaaagaaataaagaaattacaattcaagtcaaataaggaaagacgtaaatatagacaagttcaagaaggaaaaggatttgtaattcctttccttgtagaagttgaaggcaaatcaaatctataaaaggatcaagaagttgaaagaaaaaaNNNNNNNNNNNNNNNNNNNNNNNNNNNNNNNNNNNNNNNNNNNNNNNNNNNNNNNNNNNNNNNNNNNNNNNNNNNNNNNNNNNNNNNNNNNNNNNNNNNNNNNNNNNNNNNNNNNNNNNNNNNNNNNNNNNNNNNNNNNNNNNNNNNNNNNNNNNNNNNNNNNNNNNNNNNNNNNNNNNNNNNNNNNNNNNNNNNNNNNNNNNNNNNNNNNNNNNNNNNNNNNNNNNNNNNNNNNNNNNNNNNNNNNNNNNNNNNNNNNNNNNNNNNNNNNNNNNNNNNNNNNNNNNNNNNNNNNNNNNNNNNNNNNNNNNNNNNNNNNNNNNNNNNNNNNNNNNNNNNNNNNNNNNNNNNNNNNNNNNNNNNNNNNNNNNNNNNNNNNNNNNNNNNNNNNNNNNNNNNNNNNNNNNNNNNNNNNNNNNNNNNNNNNNNNNNNNNNNNNNNNNNNNNNNNNNNNNNNNNNNNNNNNNNNNNNNNNNNNNNNNNNNNNNNNNNNNNNNNNNNNNNNNNNNNNNNNNNNNNNNNNNNNNNNNNNNNNNNNNNNNNNNNNNNNNNNNNNNNNNNNNNNNNNNNNNNNNNNNNNNNNNNNNNNNNNNNNNNNNNNNNNNNNNNNNNNNNNNNNNNNNNNNNNNNNNNNNNNNNNNNNNNNNNNNNNNNNNNNNNNNNNNNNNNNNNNNNNNNNNNNNNNNNNNNNNNNNNNNNNNNNNNNNNNNNNNNNNNNNNNNNNNNNNNNNNNNNNNNNNNNNNNNNNNNNNNNNNNNNNNNNNNNNNNNNNNNNNNNNNNNNNNNNNNNNNNNNNNNNNNNNNNNNNNNNNNNNNNNNNNNNNNNNNNNNNNNNNNNNNNNNNNNNNNNNNNNNNNNNNNNNNNNNNNNNNNNNNNNNNNNNNNNNNNNNNNNNNNNNNNNNNNNNNNNNNNNNNNNNNNNNNNNNNNNNNNNNNNNNNNNNNNNNNNNNNNNNNNNNNNNNNNNNNNNNNNNNNNNNNNNNNNNNNNNNNNNNNNNNaagaaattacaattcaagtcaaataaggaaagacgtaaatatagacaagttcaagaaggaaaaggatttgtaattcctttccttgtagaagttgaaggcaaatcaaatctataaaaggatcaagaagttgaaagaaaaaaatgtctttgcaatcacaaaaatcgagagaatttttccagcaaagccagaacgataggtattgcatattcacgaaatatatcatcttgagagtagtattttctggagaaaaaaCGCAGGTCTTCGTCACAGAAACGCAAGGACCAGGTTCACCTTCATTACAGCAACATAAGCACCAGGTTCACGAAACCTGTTCTACTCAGAACTATTGGatattgaagtttgatcaattaaagtctaaggttattagtctttgttgatttgttctaggtttattattgagttgtaataattcctagatttgtaacaagaagtgggtttgactttttgggagttgagtcttgagagatttgtacaaagggtgggtttggctctttgtagggttgagtttcagtgagggttgtaacaaaaggtgggtttggccttttggagagatcgattggagtcaatcgagggagtagtagagataagactttttgattattgagttgtaatcacaaaatcttatagttgaattaataaaacgaggtttttccttccttgagtgaggaaggtttttaattcagtaagtgtttgtgtctttactctgtctttacttaaaagcaacttacacgaacctggttcgtgttctggggtaaggtttcttcacaTATATGAGTGATTAATTAAATATGGAATCTTATAGGAGTAGAATTAACcaattatggaaataattcatGTCCTAATTCATTAAATCCTAAATTATTTGGGAACAAACTAcctattattttcttttgattttaagtaaataactaaattaGGTATACGTGAAGAATCCGAAAACTTTGATCAAGACCGCCTTTATTACCAATCACCggatttttttcattattaaatattaatcccTTCCTtccaaaacaaataatttttttggagcGGCGTACTTCTTAAGATCAATCGTTAAAAAGGATTTTGACTAAATCCATCCCTCAAAGTATAATCCAACTTAGAGTAGTACAtcatagtataagtgtgtctaaAAAAAATCCTTCTACTATCCCAAAACTCGCATAATCATCCTTTCTGTTAACTACCGtcaaaaactaacaaaaaagCAAACACACAAGAACgtttaatatgaaaaattcaaAGCGTGACTGATacaacataaaattataaatgcCAACAATGTCGCACATGAATTGTGCTAATTCTATTGATCTCTGCATTAATATACGATAGATAGGAACATAGATTCCTAACTTTCGTTATCATTGCATGAATGACACTGCATCTTATTGATAGTTGAAAAATCATGTTTCTAGCGGCACCTCATAGAACTAAGCAAAAATCTCTCTTCGCCCCATCATGCTTGGTGTATTTCTTATTAACATGAGCATCATCATTGCTATGTTCCTTTCCAAATTGCTTCTCAAGAGGTCTTCAGAGTATTTTCTAAATTCTCGAGTGCTATTAGCTTCTTTATATGAGATATTGTTTATAAAGATGAGGAAATCAATTTAGAGTATGTGGAGATTTTGGGGGAAAAGTCACGTGCATAGCACATGTTGTTCTTCTTTTAGTTTTTAACGATAGTTAACATAAAGGATGCTTATGCAAGTTTTATGATAGTAGAATGATGTTTTTTGTTcacaattatatcataaaaataaatgcTAAGTCTGGTTATATATAAAGGATAATTTTAGTCAAAAACTCTCTATTAAAACTAGACAGCATATTCCGTTAAATGAGAAGGacaattttggaaaaaaaattaattaacatttttgGACTTTGAAAAGTTCCATTTATTTtggaacataaaaaaatatttttctagttcCTTTTTTACTCTTAAAAAATCTAAGaaatatcatttcatataatTCAAATGGTGTGTTGACAAAAAAAttccattttttctaaaaacaaaatgtaaaaaaattcatttattttgcaTATCACattaaagttgaaaattttcCAATTTACCACATGGGATGGAGTATAAGATGATTAGtagttattttctttattttttgataagTAGGAAATATTCAATAACTGCATTTTGCTTATGATCAGCATTTGTATACCagttctaattaattaattactgtTCATTATAGATGGGAAGATCAGATAAGGATAGAGATCTGGAACGTCTGATGCCGGTGGGAACCTTAGCCGTTGATGCAACAAAAATCAACGGCTCCAAATCTTCAGATCAATCTCCCTCGCCTTCCTCTCATCACTCCGCCAAAGAGGTCttttctctctatctctctATATATTTTAGACggatttaaaattgaaattctacgaattcaaatatattacGTATtgcaattttaaataaatttttatataaattttatttttgcatcGAAAACACTGATTTCGAATGAGCTTGATATGTAACTCTACCTCCATCCTTCTATCACACTATACACGTGACATGAGGGAAGCTTAggttgaataaaaaattataggGTTCAAAGACGAATTCgatatataaatattagtaaaaaatggTTCAATTTTGTGCTCTTTAAGTAGctctaaattttatttgatatgaatttttagtagtaattttttaaatataggCTTATATTACAAGACCaaaaagtatttatattttaccTAACATATTAAAACATTGAATTCAGTTAAACCCGTAGTTAAACTATCACTATAGAAATTaaggatgaagaaaaaaaaaggaaaacttgAACTGAAATATCATGATAAATAGGATTTAACCTGTTATAATTTTCTTGTTTTAGAGTTGCTAATTAATTTCAGTGAAAATGAATTCAgctaattttttgtttagttttcaCCTTTGTAGGCATTTGGCAAACATATTCATAGCTGgctttcaaaaaaatttgtgaGCGGATGGTTAGTTTCcttcttatctttatttataattttatactcTTTTTGTAATAAACAGTGTTCAAGTAAATAAGACAATAGAAGTAAACTGAAAAACAGaaatagaaattttttattaagaaaagtATTTAAGCCTACAGAATTCATAAtgtatttttaagaaatttaattaatccccttgtgattttattttactcaaagagaaagaaaacatcATTGTTATTGATGTGATTCTCACATTGTTTTGCAGTGTCATATTATTTCCCATAGCCATAACTTTCTACCTTACTTGGAAGCTCATTAATTTTGTGGATGGCTTCTTTTCTCCAATCTATAATCATCTTGGGATTGATGTATTTGGTCAGtataataatttctttataCTCTACTTCTTTCTAATTTATGTCATTTAGTTTGATTTAGCAAgaattttagtaaaaattaaGAAGACTTTTTGAAATGTGTAATCTACATTAAACTTGTCATAACATTTGCGTgtatcttaaaaaaaaaacttcacaaCGAGAATAAAATGAGgagtttaaatttgaatttcttcGGGATAATAGATAAGAAAATAATGACACATGGCACCCAAAATTGTGATCTAGTGGTCAGTGTGGTAAGTTGGAAACTATGAGCCTGAGGTCTCAAGTTTAGTTCCTCGTAGAGATAAcaacactaggtgatttcttctaaTCTGTTCTAGTATAAAATTATCAGGTATCTATTGTTGGTGAAAAATGATAGATATTTCATGGATTAATTAGTTGAAGAACTACCTTATACCTATTGATGGGAGGTGAGATGACAGATATTTCGTGGAATTGCTTGTTTTGATGAATAAGTATTTGTGTCTCTCATAACTATTTCTCTAACAATTCACAGGTCTTGGATTTGTGACATCCTTAATTTTCATATTCTTGGTTGGTGTGTCCATGTCCTCATGGTTAGGTGCATCTCTTCTTAGTTTAGGAGAATGGATCATTAAAAAAATGCCCCTCATGAGTTATATCTACACTGCATCCAAGCAAATTAGTAGTGCAATTTCACCAGGTAACTAAATGACACCTTTTCTACCATTCAAAATTGATTCTCAAACGCTACAACTTCTGCCACAGTCTTGGCCTCCTATCGAGCTacgttattatttttttcagatGAAGATTCACATGCCTTCAAAGAAGTGGCAATTATAAGGCATCCGCGCCTTGGTGAATACGCGTTTGGTTTCATTACATCAACCATTATTCTTCGTAAAAGCACAGGTGCTGAGGAACTTTGTTGTGTTTATGTTCCTACTAATCATCTTTACCTTGGAGATGTATTCCTTATCAATTCTAAGGACATTATGAGGCCTAATCTCTCTGTTAGAGAAGGAATAGGTAAAGAGTTTAAACTTCAACTTTCACAAGTATTTTTACGTTTATTTGGTACGATAGAAGTCATTAAAAATGACATACCtttttgaaagaagaaaaaacatacGTTCaatgttaataaattatatagaaaatgaCTTCAGTCATACCAAAACAATTTCCTGAGGATGATATAGTTATAAAGTGTCCGATTTTTCGTCTACATGTTGCAGAAATTGTAATCTCAGGAGGCATGTCTGTACCCCAACTATTGACTATAGTAGATAAGCAATCTATTCTATCTCCAAGAATTGGAAAATTTGCTGTTCCTCAAGTTTGATGATCATAATGTTTGAACTGGGGAAAATGCACTTTACTGTTAATATTATTCAATAGATAGTCTATTTGCTAGAGGCGAAGCCAGAATTTAAAGTTTGTGACTTTGTGTTTTTAGTTCTTTTACGTTATTGTGTTCTAAATCAATAATTTGTACATATTAACTCAATGGATTACGTATGGCAATATAAGATTTGAATCAAAGTTACTGTGTTCGCGAATTTGCTACTGGTGGATAATTCTTGTAGCTCTGCTTTACTTGACACCCTTGTTTGAACAATGGTAAATGtggggaaaaaatattttgtaattctaactagcctatgaatgagtTGAATATATAAAATCTCGTTAGGATTTTATATTGCTAAATCTTGTTCCTTTCttcaaatcaatatataattcctttaataataatcaaatgTGAGTATGTGACGGGCTTAAACACGGTGTATTCAACAATGATGATTCATATAGTCAGTTCTAACTTATATTTGGATGGATGAAAGTCTGGAAATCAAATGAATAACCTTGACTCTAATACCACttgttaaaatcaaataatgacTTTATTTTAATCAAACCCATCGAATAAATATGTTCTATCCGTGACTCTGATTTTGACGCGACCACTCCAATCTCATCGTGATTGAAATAGTAGAACATCATGTGAAAGCTAATAATTGCAAATCATGATAGTGATATacgaaaaagaaaatgaagggatTAGTTATTTTACGTAAGTTTTTCTgacccaaatttttttgtattttttggacGATGCTAATTATATGCTTCAATTATACGCTCCTATCTTGAGTACAACAAGGTGCTATATCcttgaaatattaattattttcaccaTGTACTTGGAATATTTGAAATTTGGAAGCTAAGGGATATatataaatcttcaaaattgaaatcatatctctcaaattgatttagatttgacaTGGAAAGGGGTTCcactatttttaatttgtattttcttgACATTCCTTTTGAAATTTCACCACAGGATGCATGATTATTGGACGTAAATAAATCTTTATCCAAAACTAAAGATGAGATATTTCCTCCCAAGTTGATCAATATGCTTGGTTTTTTCTCTCTTCATATTACTAGAATGAGTGTATGCTATCTAATTCATCTTTAAACATCGTCATATAATTTTGTCTTCTCAAATATTGCTATAGTGAATATACGATACAatatctaattcattttaaatggCCAAAGTCATCTGCAGCCCCTTAAAATTCTCCGTATATTTCACATAAGACACCTTAACTATGACTattacctattgaacacttttatCTATTCATATTTGTTCCTATTAGACATTTTTcgataataattaaaatgactTCTCCatatatgaattcaatataGTTATATGATTTTGTCTTCTCCAATATATCATTACTACAATGTAACATACAATATCTTATTGTGGAATTGGCAATCAAGATCTAATTTACAGCTtccccaccaccaccaccacaaaTTATATTCTCACAAATTGTTGGAACACGGTTTGTGTGTGGACAAAATGTGTGAATACAAAATGTGCTGATTGTTGAGGACAAAATATAGTTATATTGAGCTAGTAATTAGATTTGTAGACCCACTCACTAAAACACAATTATAATTTCATTTGTGATTACATCACCAATTTAAGTTCTTCAACTTTATAATCTATGTGAAAACAAAACAAGATTATAACGATtagaatttaagttatatatattattaataaaaaataaatataattttctgaattagatttatttgaatttataacttttgatatgaaatttatatattagtaaatattttaagaaattatatctATATCTTTGAAGTTTGAACTCATGATTTTAATATTACTACAAATTCAATATTGAAAATCTTAAAAGTTTGAACTCATTCATCTTAGATCATTAGTATGATTTTTCTTACATCATATGTGCATCTTGTAGTTGTCATTGTAGGTACGTTGTCTATTTGCAATAGTAaatctattattttaaaaagatttgaCTATTTGCAAGATTATAACTCTATTGTTTTAAAAAGACTGATGTGTAAATATCTTTTGAATAatttgataatatattttagttatGTACCGATAACATACACTATAATTTAAGTTCGACGGCACTTTTATTGGCATCTAATATGATGAAAAGATTTCATTTCAcatcattaaataatttttttccaatgAAAACGTATAATAAAAATCACTAATATTGCATCATTTGCATGCCTGAATATTTTTCGATGTTACTTCATTGGGTTTGCCTCTCCTTTTTGGGACTTCtatttagttcttaaattaGATATTCAGTGAATATAATGTTGTCTTCTGTATTCAGTTTAGCAAATCAgagataataaaaaatgaagataaaaacataaaaaatcatccgagtccacagaattCACTGTGTGTCCTTAATTAAAAAGTTTAATCCCGTCAAGTGCCTGAGTTTGCAGAGTACCTCCCATgataaaacggattaaccattaaagaagtagtggtaccttaaacttcaataatttcaacgaaCTCAAAAGACAGCAACGAATCACACACAGAGACACGatcaatcaaatttattttgtaagaaatgtatgTAAGAAGAAGGGAAGAAGTCAATGCAGAAAAATAGGAGAAAGtttctctatttatagccaacaaaggGTAAATGTcacaat includes:
- the LOC107018277 gene encoding tubby-like F-box protein 5 isoform X1, whose product is MSFKSIVRELKEMKNGIGLSRRGEVEGRHWRNRTRSHIAPDVVPFDPNQQGQWANIPPELLLDIVHRVEESETSFPARTAVVYCASVCKSWREVTKEIVKTPEECGRLTFPISLKQPGPRESPIHCFIKRDRANSVFRLYFGLTPSEDMSDKLLLAAKRIRRATSTDFVISLVSDDFSRASSTYVGKLRSNFLGTKFTIYDSQPPSDAAIQHRGRLSRRFSAKQVSPTVSACNYSIATISYELNVLRTRGPRRMHCAMHSIPFSSIQEGGSAPTPTSFPQSFDERPSKAKEPAVNISSSVSRPSREPLVLKNKAPRWHEQLQCWCLNFKGRVTVASVKNFQLAAAVDASHNIPAAVQETTILQFGKIGKDIFTMDYCYPLSAFQAFAICLSSFDTKPACE
- the LOC107018277 gene encoding tubby-like F-box protein 5 isoform X2; translated protein: MSDKLLLAAKRIRRATSTDFVISLVSDDFSRASSTYVGKLRSNFLGTKFTIYDSQPPSDAAIQHRGRLSRRFSAKQVSPTVSACNYSIATISYELNVLRTRGPRRMHCAMHSIPFSSIQEGGSAPTPTSFPQSFDERPSKAKEPAVNISSSVSRPSREPLVLKNKAPRWHEQLQCWCLNFKGRVTVASVKNFQLAAAVDASHNIPAAVQETTILQFGKIGKDIFTMDYCYPLSAFQAFAICLSSFDTKPACE
- the LOC107017419 gene encoding protein LIKE COV 3-like; this translates as MGRSDKDRDLERLMPVGTLAVDATKINGSKSSDQSPSPSSHHSAKEAFGKHIHSWLSKKFVSGCVILFPIAITFYLTWKLINFVDGFFSPIYNHLGIDVFGLGFVTSLIFIFLVGVSMSSWLGASLLSLGEWIIKKMPLMSYIYTASKQISSAISPDEDSHAFKEVAIIRHPRLGEYAFGFITSTIILRKSTGAEELCCVYVPTNHLYLGDVFLINSKDIMRPNLSVREGIEIVISGGMSVPQLLTIVDKQSILSPRIGKFAVPQV